One Microbacterium sp. W4I20 DNA window includes the following coding sequences:
- a CDS encoding amino acid permease, which produces MTIHPSSSSPGISLGAQLLRRKSIETMVAQNEAAGSGSGLRRSLGMWQLTMISVGATLGTGILVVLSTAVPIAGPAVWIAFVIAGICAFLSALSYAEMAGSVPVSGSSYSYTYATMGEGLAWVCGWCLVLEYAVSVAAVAVGAGQYVNDAIRQFGFVIPDAWALPPGSGGIINVPAAVIVLLSMVLLVRGAKETAWVNTVMVIVKIALLVFFIAVAFTAFNAGNFEPLAPMGAAGVSAAASRLFFSYIGFDAASTAGDEAKNPRRDLPRAIIASMLIVTVLYILVAVTAIGAQPWTEFSSSEASLLTILNTVTGQPWIALVFAVGAVISIASVCLTVLYGQTRILYTMAGDGLVPKIFGRVSPRTRTPIASTLIVGIAVAITAALIPLGQLADATSIGTLFAFGLVNISVIYLRQKRKDLTRTYKVPLYPVTPILGFLFCAALIVTLGATTWLVFAAWMLVGAVVYFGYGRRNSVLARLSPEEYLGTATAAVYARRSK; this is translated from the coding sequence ATGACCATCCACCCCAGTTCGTCTTCTCCCGGGATATCCCTGGGAGCTCAGCTCCTCCGGCGCAAATCCATCGAGACGATGGTCGCGCAGAACGAGGCGGCAGGATCCGGCTCCGGTCTTCGTCGGAGCCTCGGAATGTGGCAGCTGACGATGATCAGCGTCGGAGCGACTCTGGGGACTGGCATCCTCGTGGTCCTCTCCACGGCGGTGCCGATCGCTGGTCCGGCGGTCTGGATCGCCTTCGTGATCGCGGGCATCTGCGCCTTCCTCTCCGCCCTGTCCTACGCCGAGATGGCCGGAAGCGTGCCCGTCTCCGGATCGAGCTACTCGTACACCTACGCGACGATGGGGGAGGGTCTCGCGTGGGTCTGCGGCTGGTGCCTCGTGCTCGAGTACGCCGTGTCGGTCGCCGCGGTCGCCGTCGGTGCCGGCCAGTACGTGAACGATGCGATTCGACAGTTCGGGTTCGTGATCCCCGACGCGTGGGCGCTGCCTCCCGGATCGGGCGGCATCATCAACGTTCCCGCGGCGGTCATCGTCCTGCTGTCGATGGTCCTCCTCGTCCGCGGCGCGAAGGAGACCGCCTGGGTCAACACGGTGATGGTGATCGTCAAGATCGCCCTGCTGGTGTTCTTCATCGCCGTCGCCTTCACCGCTTTCAACGCCGGCAACTTCGAGCCGCTCGCCCCGATGGGCGCCGCCGGGGTCTCTGCCGCAGCATCCCGCCTCTTCTTCTCCTACATCGGATTCGACGCGGCGTCGACCGCGGGGGACGAGGCGAAGAACCCGCGTCGCGACCTTCCGCGGGCGATCATCGCCTCGATGCTGATCGTCACGGTGCTCTACATCCTCGTCGCGGTGACGGCGATCGGAGCCCAGCCGTGGACGGAGTTCAGCAGCTCGGAGGCCTCGCTGCTCACCATCCTCAACACCGTCACCGGGCAGCCGTGGATCGCGCTGGTCTTCGCCGTGGGAGCGGTCATCTCCATCGCCAGCGTCTGCCTCACCGTGCTCTACGGTCAGACCCGCATCCTGTACACCATGGCGGGCGACGGTCTCGTGCCGAAGATCTTCGGACGGGTCTCGCCGCGCACCCGGACCCCGATCGCCAGCACGCTCATCGTCGGCATCGCCGTCGCGATCACCGCGGCGCTCATCCCCCTCGGACAGCTCGCCGACGCCACGAGCATCGGCACGCTGTTCGCCTTCGGCCTCGTGAACATCTCGGTCATCTATCTGCGCCAGAAGCGCAAAGACCTCACGCGCACCTACAAGGTGCCGCTGTATCCCGTCACGCCGATCCTCGGCTTCCTCTTCTGCGCGGCGCTCATCGTCACGCTCGGGGCCACCACCTGGCTCGTGTTCGCCGCATGGATGCTGGTCGGAGCAGTCGTCTACTTCGGATACGGACGGCGCAACTCCGTCCTCGCGCGGCTCAGTCCCGAGGAGTATCTCGGCACCGCGACGGCCGCCGTCTACGCCCGGCGATCGAAGTGA
- the lysA gene encoding diaminopimelate decarboxylase — MTNTAPVSAPIDLSLYPETATLDDGGRLTLGGVAVADVVERFGTPLYVVDVASLRIQARRYIDAFASRHARSTVMFASKSFPAPAVIRVLAAEGCGVDVASTGELVIARAAGAQPGRMVFHGNAKTDEDISSAIDAGVGHIVIDNLDDVDRIARLATSPVPALLRVSPHIAASTHSSLSTGHDSSKFGVPSGQVNDVIARIRRESMIDLQGIHAHIGSQILDLDQFEAEVRALSMIERFPVYDFGGGLGIRYVRSDAAPSVDDYADRMVGAMHRHLGEDVDLIVEPGRSMVGRSGITAYRISTVKRGVRTHVAVDGGMGDNLEVALYGQAFEPAVLGKEGRATTVDVVGRFCESGDQLVRDAPLVDPHVGDIITVPATGAYCYTLANNYNAALRPPVVFCDDGAARVVVRRETYDDLLQRDVDHAHR, encoded by the coding sequence GTGACGAACACTGCCCCGGTATCCGCCCCTATTGATCTCTCGCTCTACCCCGAGACCGCGACCCTCGACGACGGCGGTCGTCTCACCCTCGGCGGTGTCGCCGTGGCCGACGTCGTCGAGCGCTTCGGCACACCGCTGTACGTGGTCGACGTGGCGTCGCTGCGCATCCAGGCCCGGCGCTACATCGATGCGTTCGCCTCTCGCCACGCACGGTCGACGGTGATGTTCGCGTCGAAGAGCTTCCCGGCGCCCGCGGTCATCCGCGTGCTGGCGGCGGAGGGTTGCGGAGTGGATGTCGCGTCCACGGGTGAACTCGTGATCGCCCGGGCCGCGGGGGCTCAGCCCGGCAGGATGGTCTTTCACGGCAACGCGAAGACCGACGAGGACATCTCCTCGGCGATCGACGCCGGTGTCGGCCACATCGTCATCGACAACCTCGACGACGTCGACCGGATCGCCCGTCTCGCGACGTCGCCCGTGCCAGCGCTTCTCCGCGTGAGTCCTCATATCGCCGCATCGACGCATTCCTCTCTGTCGACCGGGCATGACAGCTCGAAGTTCGGCGTGCCTTCCGGTCAGGTGAACGACGTGATCGCGCGGATCCGCCGGGAGTCCATGATCGACCTCCAGGGCATCCATGCGCATATCGGATCGCAGATCCTCGATCTCGATCAGTTCGAGGCGGAGGTCCGCGCGCTGTCGATGATCGAACGTTTCCCCGTGTACGACTTCGGCGGCGGGCTGGGTATCCGCTACGTCCGGTCCGACGCGGCGCCGTCCGTCGACGACTACGCGGATCGGATGGTCGGCGCCATGCACCGACACCTCGGAGAAGACGTCGACCTCATCGTCGAACCCGGTCGGTCGATGGTGGGTCGCAGCGGCATCACCGCGTATCGGATCTCCACGGTCAAGCGCGGCGTGCGCACCCACGTCGCTGTCGACGGCGGCATGGGCGACAACCTCGAGGTGGCGCTGTACGGTCAGGCATTCGAGCCAGCCGTGCTCGGCAAAGAGGGCCGGGCGACCACGGTCGACGTGGTCGGGCGCTTCTGCGAATCGGGGGACCAGTTGGTGCGGGACGCCCCTCTGGTCGATCCCCATGTCGGAGACATCATCACCGTTCCGGCGACCGGTGCGTACTGCTACACCCTCGCCAACAACTACAACGCCGCGCTCCGGCCGCCCGTGGTGTTCTGCGACGACGGTGCCGCGCGCGTCGTGGTGCGACGCGAGACCTACGACGACCTGCTGCAGAGGGATGTCGATCACGCGCACCGGTGA
- a CDS encoding CocE/NonD family hydrolase: protein MTLSTWTIARIARLGPATARSVSVERDLPVTMTDGTVLLADRWFADGGDTGAPVVIVRTPYGRTQTDVIARLLAERGHTVVVQSCRGTFGSGGEFIPFFDEEQDGADLLTWLEAQSWATGEWLLFGVSYLGLTAWAMKRRSPRAIGAMALAVTSTDFRRAVIWPSGRFGLSNGISWRYGLRHQELTGIHLRRAQLLETRTIRAATRDGYAQDADIRAFGEPDQPYRSWLAHDDRDPWWDRIDFDGEGDSVPPLLQVAGWYDLFLDAQVDDYIRIRDAGRPVRLVIGPWVHGSLGLFTNALRETVELFTGARDRSDARIWFGGVRRWVNMPAYPPRNAPTRWSLGADGSLTQSGSEMPEGAAGERELPDDGSPAPAVGGRTLFRADAGRKDQRAREKRPDVLTYTTAPIEHDIAIAGWPTAQLAVAGSDGRPWFVRLCDVSPTGGSSNVCDGTVPASDDRDLRDEESGERRTVDIRLSPTAHVFRRGHRIRLQVSNDASPTYARVDAAARPRLVFSDTDGASGVDMPLVALRRGRRPSPTAGPR, encoded by the coding sequence ATGACTCTCTCGACCTGGACCATCGCTCGGATCGCCCGGCTCGGGCCCGCCACGGCGCGATCGGTGTCGGTGGAGCGCGACCTGCCCGTGACGATGACCGACGGAACGGTGCTGCTGGCGGATCGCTGGTTCGCGGACGGCGGCGACACCGGCGCTCCCGTCGTCATCGTCCGCACGCCCTACGGCCGCACGCAGACCGACGTCATCGCCCGGCTGCTCGCCGAACGCGGGCACACCGTGGTCGTGCAGAGCTGCCGCGGCACGTTCGGCTCCGGGGGAGAGTTCATCCCGTTCTTCGACGAGGAGCAGGACGGCGCCGACCTCCTGACCTGGCTCGAGGCGCAGTCGTGGGCGACGGGCGAATGGCTGCTCTTCGGGGTGAGCTACCTGGGGCTGACGGCCTGGGCGATGAAGCGGAGGTCTCCGCGCGCGATCGGAGCCATGGCGCTCGCGGTCACCTCGACCGACTTCCGACGCGCGGTGATCTGGCCCTCGGGGCGGTTCGGCCTGAGCAACGGGATCTCCTGGCGCTACGGCCTGCGCCACCAGGAGCTGACCGGCATCCATCTCCGACGGGCGCAGCTGCTCGAGACCCGGACCATCCGTGCGGCGACGCGCGACGGTTACGCGCAGGATGCCGACATCCGGGCCTTCGGGGAGCCCGATCAGCCCTACCGGAGTTGGCTCGCACACGACGACCGCGACCCGTGGTGGGACCGGATCGACTTCGACGGCGAGGGGGATTCGGTGCCGCCGCTGCTGCAGGTCGCGGGCTGGTACGACCTGTTCCTCGATGCGCAGGTCGACGACTACATCCGCATCCGCGACGCAGGTCGGCCGGTGCGGCTCGTGATCGGGCCGTGGGTGCACGGCTCCCTGGGCCTGTTCACGAATGCCCTGCGGGAGACAGTCGAACTATTCACCGGCGCCCGCGACCGATCCGACGCCCGCATCTGGTTCGGCGGGGTGCGGCGGTGGGTGAACATGCCCGCGTACCCTCCGCGGAATGCACCGACTCGCTGGTCGCTGGGTGCCGACGGCAGCCTGACGCAGTCGGGCTCCGAGATGCCCGAGGGCGCGGCCGGCGAACGAGAACTGCCGGATGACGGCTCCCCGGCGCCGGCCGTCGGAGGCCGGACGCTCTTCCGCGCGGATGCCGGTCGCAAGGACCAGCGCGCACGTGAGAAGCGGCCTGACGTGCTGACGTACACGACGGCGCCGATCGAGCACGACATCGCGATCGCCGGATGGCCGACCGCGCAGCTCGCGGTTGCGGGCTCGGACGGACGGCCGTGGTTCGTCCGGCTCTGCGACGTCAGCCCTACGGGTGGGTCGAGCAACGTCTGCGACGGCACCGTGCCGGCATCCGACGATCGCGATCTCCGCGACGAGGAGTCCGGCGAGCGGCGAACCGTCGACATCCGCCTCTCGCCCACGGCGCACGTCTTCCGCCGCGGACACCGGATCCGGCTGCAGGTCTCGAACGACGCATCGCCCACCTACGCGCGCGTGGACGCCGCGGCGAGACCGCGCCTCGTGTTCTCCGACACCGACGGAGCGTCGGGTGTGGACATGCCGCTGGTCGCGCTGCGGCGCGGACGCCGCCCGTCGCCGACGGCGGGGCCTCGCTGA
- a CDS encoding ADP/ATP-dependent (S)-NAD(P)H-hydrate dehydratase, with protein MSSPREPQKVTPTLLREWGLPDPGESKKSRGEAMIIGGSRLSAGAVVLAGEAALRVGAGRVGVTCDGAIADVVRIAFPEAGVYESPEPGQPADAVWNDAVKSSDAVLVGPGLDDPATTREWLERVSGPDTGCLVVDAFAVGVFRDVRRSDLPESLVINANLDEAAILLGRAVDDLFTDLPRLARELHAVIHCYSAVASPSGEVWMLDEGGPGLGTAGSGDVLAGAITGLAARGLSPERAAVWGAWCHGRAGDRLTERMGLGFLARELAGELPAAVLDAGS; from the coding sequence ATGTCCAGCCCGCGTGAGCCGCAGAAGGTCACTCCCACCCTGCTGCGCGAGTGGGGGCTGCCCGACCCGGGCGAATCGAAGAAGTCCCGCGGCGAGGCGATGATCATCGGCGGCTCGCGTCTGTCGGCGGGCGCCGTGGTGCTGGCCGGCGAGGCGGCGCTGCGCGTGGGCGCAGGACGAGTGGGCGTGACCTGCGACGGGGCGATCGCCGATGTGGTCCGGATCGCCTTTCCAGAGGCCGGCGTCTACGAATCGCCCGAACCGGGGCAGCCCGCTGACGCCGTGTGGAACGATGCCGTGAAGAGCTCTGACGCTGTCCTCGTCGGGCCCGGGCTCGACGACCCCGCAACGACGCGGGAGTGGTTGGAGCGTGTGTCCGGCCCCGACACGGGATGTCTCGTGGTCGACGCCTTCGCCGTCGGCGTCTTCCGAGATGTGCGCCGCTCGGATCTGCCGGAGTCTCTGGTCATCAACGCCAACCTCGACGAGGCGGCGATCCTCCTGGGCAGAGCGGTCGACGACCTGTTCACCGACCTGCCTCGTCTGGCGCGGGAACTTCACGCCGTGATCCACTGCTACTCCGCCGTGGCCTCGCCGTCGGGAGAGGTGTGGATGCTCGACGAGGGCGGCCCCGGGCTCGGAACGGCCGGCTCCGGAGACGTCCTGGCGGGGGCGATCACCGGCCTCGCGGCTCGCGGACTCTCCCCGGAGCGCGCCGCCGTCTGGGGAGCCTGGTGCCACGGCCGCGCGGGCGACCGTCTCACCGAGCGGATGGGTCTGGGCTTCCTCGCCCGCGAGCTCGCCGGCGAACTCCCCGCCGCGGTCCTCGACGCCGGTTCCTGA
- a CDS encoding histidine phosphatase family protein — protein MGSLEELWLVRHGESVGNLAATGAEVAGAEAIELADRDADVPLSATGIAQARALAAPLLAATERPQIAWLSPYLRAQQTFALSVENGPAIDQVLTDERLRDRELGILDLLTWRGVAARHPEEAARRARLGKYYHRPPGGESWADVALRLRSFLHDTADADARVGLVVAHDAVVMLLISLLTGMDEPHLMKFAASNTVLNASVTRLRVEEGRWQLVDFSDVRHLAELGADITVHPGSPDVQPA, from the coding sequence ATGGGGTCGTTGGAGGAGCTGTGGCTGGTCCGGCATGGAGAGAGCGTCGGGAACCTCGCCGCCACCGGAGCCGAGGTGGCGGGCGCCGAGGCGATCGAGCTCGCCGACCGGGATGCCGACGTACCCCTGTCCGCGACCGGGATCGCACAGGCGCGAGCACTCGCAGCCCCGCTTCTCGCAGCGACCGAGAGACCGCAGATAGCGTGGCTCTCCCCGTACCTCCGGGCTCAGCAGACGTTCGCGTTGAGCGTCGAGAACGGCCCCGCCATCGATCAGGTCCTCACCGACGAGAGGCTGCGAGACAGGGAGCTCGGCATCCTCGACCTCCTGACGTGGCGGGGCGTCGCGGCGCGGCATCCCGAGGAGGCAGCCCGACGCGCACGGCTGGGCAAGTACTATCACCGGCCGCCCGGGGGCGAGTCCTGGGCGGACGTCGCCCTGCGCCTGCGGTCGTTCCTCCACGACACAGCGGATGCCGATGCGCGCGTGGGACTGGTCGTGGCCCACGACGCGGTCGTCATGCTGCTGATCTCCCTGCTGACCGGGATGGACGAGCCCCACCTGATGAAGTTCGCCGCGTCGAACACCGTCCTCAATGCGTCCGTGACGCGACTACGCGTCGAGGAGGGGCGATGGCAGCTCGTCGACTTCTCCGACGTCCGCCATCTCGCAGAGCTCGGCGCCGACATCACCGTGCACCCGGGGAGCCCCGATGTCCAGCCCGCGTGA
- a CDS encoding ATP-dependent DNA ligase: MGRFIYEGNVKTEIEDRALTHLQLVITAKLRRGEPFNFTWREDPSIGGGRTTVWVHARSSLVFKYSGSRQPAINREWIEALAFTANAPSGLYLVPEPAEQKAAGRVEVPT, from the coding sequence ATGGGGCGATTCATCTACGAGGGCAACGTCAAGACCGAGATCGAAGATCGCGCGCTGACCCACCTTCAGCTGGTCATCACGGCGAAACTCCGCCGCGGCGAGCCGTTCAACTTCACCTGGCGTGAGGATCCCAGCATCGGCGGCGGACGCACGACCGTGTGGGTCCACGCCCGCAGCTCCCTGGTCTTCAAGTACAGCGGCAGTCGTCAGCCGGCGATCAACCGGGAGTGGATCGAGGCTCTCGCCTTCACCGCGAACGCCCCGAGCGGCCTCTACCTCGTGCCGGAGCCCGCCGAACAGAAGGCAGCCGGCCGCGTCGAGGTGCCCACGTAG
- a CDS encoding TetR/AcrR family transcriptional regulator, which produces MPERSQDKQRDSAAGRLSRDLIVRTALGQIDAVGAQTLSMRSLAQELGVEAMSLYRYVHGREDLLEGVTTLLMGDLTATFDDEIADHWQGFLQTVAHRVRQIAIDHPRAFPLVATRHPAAPWLRPPLRSVELVELFLDTLIGHGFSDQQAVDTYRSFSSFLLGQLLLESAVRGAEISPLEEPLDEGGADVPESDGEAEVDDDAQIVRLRPLLSEDRSDEEFEASLESLLDRLGAELSQ; this is translated from the coding sequence ATGCCGGAACGTTCGCAGGACAAGCAGCGTGACTCGGCGGCCGGCCGACTGAGCCGCGACCTGATCGTCCGGACGGCCCTCGGGCAGATCGACGCGGTCGGCGCGCAGACCCTGTCGATGCGATCGCTGGCACAAGAGCTCGGCGTCGAGGCGATGTCGCTCTACCGCTACGTCCACGGCAGGGAGGATCTGCTCGAGGGCGTCACCACACTCCTGATGGGCGACCTGACCGCCACCTTCGACGACGAGATCGCGGACCACTGGCAGGGCTTCCTGCAGACGGTCGCGCATCGCGTGCGGCAGATCGCGATCGATCACCCCCGGGCGTTCCCCCTGGTGGCCACCCGTCACCCCGCGGCCCCCTGGCTCCGTCCTCCGCTGCGCAGCGTGGAGCTGGTCGAGCTGTTCCTCGACACCCTCATCGGGCACGGCTTCTCGGATCAGCAGGCCGTGGACACCTACCGATCGTTCAGCAGCTTCCTCCTCGGCCAGCTGCTGCTGGAGTCCGCTGTGCGAGGGGCCGAGATCAGTCCGCTCGAAGAGCCGCTCGATGAGGGCGGCGCCGATGTGCCGGAGAGCGACGGCGAGGCCGAGGTCGACGACGACGCGCAGATCGTGCGCCTGCGACCCCTGCTGAGCGAGGACCGCAGCGATGAGGAGTTCGAGGCGTCGCTGGAGAGCCTGCTCGATCGGCTGGGCGCCGAGCTCTCGCAGTAA
- a CDS encoding NAD(P)/FAD-dependent oxidoreductase gives MSEFREHYDVAVIGAGPAGTAAALRASELGAQVVVLEAGRTGGTCVNTGCVPTRVLAKTARLIRESRHADDYGVSVGTPTIDWATTVERVHERVDRVRSLKREAERFAEAGIDLIHEGRARFVDDHTLVLDSGRRITAGSILICVGGHSRRLPIPGAELATVPEDVLSLPTLPRRVGVIGAGNTGAQLVTVFASFGSEVTLLDVAPRVLMASDAAIAATVESAFAHQGIDVHTGIETVTSLERTEDGALRLDWREAGETRTSTFDAVIMATGWPADVEDLGLENAGIVTERSAIPADRYFRTVVPHIFAVGDANGRDMLVQAAQFEGEAAAENAVLGANRRTPHHLLPAGGFTDPDYAGVGLTEEQARERDTDCVVVSVPYASLERAVIDDREIGFLKLIADRRRELILGAHAVGENAIEVIQSVTTAMAAGVDVSTLAGVRFAYPTYSAIIGIAARAVLSESSPARAQ, from the coding sequence ATGTCCGAGTTCCGCGAGCACTACGACGTCGCCGTGATCGGCGCCGGCCCCGCCGGCACGGCCGCGGCCCTGCGAGCATCCGAGTTGGGTGCGCAGGTCGTGGTGCTGGAGGCCGGCCGCACCGGTGGGACCTGCGTGAACACGGGCTGTGTGCCCACCCGCGTGCTGGCGAAGACCGCCCGCCTCATCCGTGAGTCGCGCCATGCCGACGACTACGGCGTCTCGGTCGGGACGCCGACGATCGACTGGGCCACGACCGTCGAGCGTGTCCACGAACGTGTCGACCGGGTGCGTTCCCTCAAGCGCGAGGCAGAGCGGTTCGCCGAGGCCGGCATCGACCTGATCCACGAGGGGCGCGCGCGCTTCGTCGACGATCACACGCTCGTGCTCGACAGTGGGCGGCGCATCACCGCCGGTTCCATCCTGATCTGCGTCGGCGGTCACTCGAGACGACTGCCGATCCCGGGTGCCGAGCTGGCCACCGTTCCCGAGGACGTGCTGTCGCTGCCGACGCTGCCCCGCCGGGTCGGGGTGATCGGCGCGGGCAACACGGGTGCGCAACTCGTCACGGTGTTCGCGTCGTTCGGCTCCGAGGTGACCCTCCTCGACGTCGCGCCCCGGGTGCTGATGGCATCGGATGCTGCGATCGCCGCAACCGTCGAGAGCGCGTTCGCGCACCAGGGCATCGACGTGCACACGGGCATCGAGACGGTGACGAGCCTGGAACGCACGGAGGACGGCGCCCTCCGACTCGACTGGCGGGAGGCGGGGGAGACACGCACCTCGACGTTCGACGCCGTGATCATGGCGACCGGCTGGCCGGCCGACGTGGAAGATCTCGGCCTCGAGAACGCCGGCATCGTGACCGAGCGCTCGGCGATCCCCGCAGACCGGTACTTCCGCACGGTGGTGCCGCACATCTTCGCGGTCGGCGATGCGAACGGACGCGACATGCTCGTGCAGGCCGCCCAGTTCGAGGGCGAGGCCGCCGCCGAGAACGCCGTCCTCGGCGCCAACCGCCGCACACCACACCACCTGCTGCCCGCCGGCGGATTCACCGACCCCGACTACGCCGGCGTCGGACTCACCGAGGAGCAGGCGCGAGAGCGCGACACCGACTGCGTCGTCGTCTCCGTTCCCTACGCCAGCCTCGAGCGCGCCGTGATCGACGACCGCGAGATCGGATTCCTCAAGCTCATCGCCGACCGGCGGCGCGAGCTCATCCTCGGTGCCCACGCGGTCGGCGAGAACGCCATCGAGGTCATCCAGTCGGTCACCACCGCCATGGCCGCCGGCGTCGACGTGTCGACTCTCGCGGGAGTCCGATTCGCGTACCCCACCTACAGCGCGATCATCGGCATCGCGGCGCGCGCGGTGCTCTCCGAGTCGAGTCCGGCTCGGGCTCAGTAG
- a CDS encoding MFS transporter has translation MAAPPESAARYILRSRLLRGAFISLVISGIGISITVPQITLFLVQELHLTEAQAGLYFLTNLLAPIAGYAVGSLSDRAGSRLLVFRLSAIAGFIGWVLMAFAMQAWMPFAINMLLLSTAGAGAAQLQAAVRDELNRSPTPADNEVVAIIRMAMALGWIVGPVLGAVLGAVLGLRPLLLVTGISVLLSLVPLIGVRTPPVTREKSTALRAPAPSEAQGTASDAAVVLPPMSARPEGRRNREGSLLPLLVFTGIYVLIMCGETVKLAYLPLYMDGELDVDDGVRGAVIGLQPLVELLLMPLAAKLASRFGFARVLTVGALMAVAAHLSYSAAGAVVPHLVPLVVGQLLMAGVIATFGVLGITVAQRLVPTRVGMASSLFLSAYAINAAVGGFAGSVGSTWLGLPQLFWIPAASATVGVIALVVLNARVPLDPVQRRV, from the coding sequence GTGGCCGCACCACCGGAATCCGCCGCTCGGTACATCCTCCGCTCGAGGCTGCTCCGTGGCGCCTTCATCAGCCTGGTCATCTCGGGGATCGGCATCTCCATCACCGTCCCGCAGATCACCCTGTTCCTCGTGCAGGAGCTGCACCTGACCGAGGCTCAGGCCGGCCTGTACTTCCTGACCAACCTCCTGGCCCCGATCGCCGGGTACGCAGTGGGCTCCCTCTCGGATCGTGCCGGCTCGCGGCTGCTCGTCTTCCGGCTCTCAGCGATCGCCGGGTTCATCGGGTGGGTGCTGATGGCGTTCGCGATGCAGGCCTGGATGCCGTTCGCCATCAACATGCTGCTCCTCAGCACGGCGGGCGCCGGCGCCGCCCAGCTGCAGGCGGCGGTGCGCGACGAGCTGAACCGCTCACCTACCCCTGCCGACAACGAGGTCGTCGCCATCATCCGCATGGCGATGGCGCTGGGATGGATCGTCGGACCGGTGCTCGGCGCCGTCCTCGGCGCGGTGCTGGGGCTGCGGCCACTGCTCCTCGTCACCGGCATCAGCGTGCTGCTGTCCCTCGTTCCGCTGATCGGGGTGCGGACCCCGCCCGTGACCCGGGAGAAGTCGACGGCGCTGCGCGCACCGGCGCCGTCCGAGGCGCAGGGAACGGCATCGGATGCCGCCGTCGTGCTGCCCCCGATGTCGGCCCGGCCTGAAGGCCGACGCAACCGCGAAGGCTCGCTCCTGCCGCTCCTCGTCTTCACCGGGATCTACGTCCTCATCATGTGCGGCGAGACGGTGAAGCTCGCGTACCTGCCGCTGTACATGGACGGGGAGCTCGACGTTGACGACGGCGTCCGTGGTGCGGTGATCGGCCTGCAGCCGCTCGTCGAGCTGCTGCTGATGCCGCTGGCGGCGAAGCTCGCGAGCCGGTTCGGCTTCGCCCGCGTCCTGACGGTCGGTGCGCTGATGGCCGTCGCGGCCCATCTGTCGTACTCCGCGGCGGGGGCTGTGGTCCCGCACCTCGTGCCGCTCGTCGTGGGTCAGCTGCTGATGGCCGGCGTCATCGCCACGTTCGGCGTGCTCGGCATCACGGTGGCGCAGCGGCTGGTACCGACGCGGGTGGGGATGGCCTCGAGCCTCTTCCTCAGCGCCTATGCGATCAACGCGGCGGTCGGAGGTTTCGCGGGGAGTGTCGGATCGACCTGGCTGGGTCTTCCGCAGCTGTTCTGGATCCCCGCGGCCAGCGCGACGGTCGGGGTCATCGCGCTCGTGGTGCTGAACGCCCGCGTGCCGCTCGACCCGGTGCAGCGCCGCGTCTGA